In Cryptomeria japonica chromosome 10, Sugi_1.0, whole genome shotgun sequence, a genomic segment contains:
- the LOC131066193 gene encoding glycine-rich protein 5-like, producing the protein MASKLKQCGMLVTAMLIVGVIVRCEGRSLKTTVYETDNFGGGGGFGGGGGAGGGFGGGAGGGFGGGAGGGFGGGAGGGAGGGFGGGTGGGAGGGFGGGAGGGGGFGGGAGGGGGFGGGAGGGGGF; encoded by the coding sequence ATGGCTTCTAAGCTCAAGCAATGTGGAATGCTGGTTACTGCAATGCTTATAGTGGGAGTAATAGTTCGTTGTGAGGGCAGAAGTCTAAAGACGACAGTATATGAAACGGATAactttggtggtggtggagggttTGGCGGCGGTGGTGGAGCCGGAGGAGGCTTCGGTGGCGGAGCTGGAGGAGGATTCGGTGGTGGTGCTGGAGGAGGATTTGGTGGAGGAGCTGGTGGTGGCGCTGGAGGAGGCTTTGGAGGAGGTACTGGAGGAGGCGCTGGTGGTGGCTTTGGGGGAGGCGCAGGAGGAGGAGGTGGTTTTGGCGGAGGGGCTGGTGGAGGTGGCGGCTTCGGCGGTGGAGCTGGTGGAGGCGGGGGATTTTAA